Below is a genomic region from Lepidochelys kempii isolate rLepKem1 chromosome 5, rLepKem1.hap2, whole genome shotgun sequence.
AGTATGGCAAATGTTCACAAGTCCTTTGCTGAACTGAATCTTAAGGGAAAACAAGAGAAGATTTTTATTGgatctctgttttttaaaaaaaatctaattagtACAAATCACTACTGCTGTAGGTTGCTATTTtgtagaaataaatatttatttataaatattagaaaacctctgaaaaaataaataaaagcaatacATTAATATTGTGAATAAATATAAATGGATCAACATAAAGACACTTTTACAAATCCAGTAAAATGATCTGAAAATCTTTTCACAGTGCACGAAAAGAATATAGATTTGGACTAGTTTAAAATTTCAGAGTGCCTActttaaagagcctggggctccagccgatGCAGggaccccaggccctttaaatctccactaGAGCCCCAAGCCCCTGGGTAGCGGAGGCAGCTGAGAGCCCCTGGGGCTCTGTCgtcgatttaaagggcccggggctccactgcggtagcggcggatggagccccaggccctttaaatcaccccgaGCTCCGGCAcacccagccgcctctgcagctggtagcccGGGATTTAAAGACCTGGGATTTAAAGGCTgggcctcttccggttgaggcaacgcctcttctggttgaggccctaccccctgctcaggactgtGGCATACTAgcaagtcctttaagttactttcatccCTGGATGTAGGAAATCTGGTGGAGGATCACCTGGATGGCCACTTTGGCAGTCTCTTTCTGGGTTTCTCTGGGCTATTTTCAGCAAAATCTTCTGTTTAACATTTTCTCATGTGAATAAATCAGTCTGGTAATGGCAAGGAGGACATAAATAGTGCAGTTGAAGTTTGGCAGTTTGCTTAATTCAAGATGGACTGATAGGAGTCTCGAAAGCTGCTGATTCGAGAATCAGTTTAGAGACGCAGGACTCCAGTGGAGGTGCAGTTTCATTCAGCTGTTTTCAGAGCATCATTACTGGAAGCATCACGTGCTGGAATGAAAAAGGGGACTGGTTCAAACATGGAGAGATTCAAATGCCAAATAGAGGCCATCTTTTTCTAACCAGATGTCAAATCCTAAATCCTGAGCCTTAGTGCACTTGTCATCCTGTCACAATTTGTTGTTACTAAAGCTGTTGAATTTAGcggtaaacaaaagaaagaaaagcagaatAAGAACCCTCGGCCATCCCTATGTGCAAAATGAGCTGATGGGATAGAAGAGTGTGAACACAGACCCCCCATTTTCTGGTGTCCTAACTGGAACGTTGTCTAACGAGACAGTTGTTGAAAGGGGTCTTCTCACTGTTCTTTTCTATTTGGCATAGTTAGTTATCACGTAACAATATTTTGTCTTTAGTTAGCAGTTATGATATATTGGTATATTTTTCATATAGAATATTGTGTGTGGTAGAGAAGCACTAAATTATAtgctactctgaaaagatttGAGCATGCGTTTGAAATAGCTGTATGCATAAAATTACTATGGGAGAAAGATTGGGCCCGACGTATTAGGAGTTATAACCCTATCACCCATCTTTCACCAGCTGTTTTATTCAAATAATCTTATTTGAGTTtttctaggaaaaaagaaaagatggtaCCTTCATTTTCAAGTCTCTTGGTGAGTTTGTCGAGCATGAGGAAACATCTGGATATTTCCACACGGATGATCTCCCAGGCACACCGGCTGTAttgcttttctttcaggaaatCCTCTATTTTCTGGAAGTATCTCTTCAGTTTGAGGCTGGTGAGCAGGAGGTTCTCATTTCCTGGGTAGGTTACCTCCTTTTCCATCTCAGCACTCAAACACGTCTCCAGCTTCTCAATCTGCTGGTGAAGTCCATTTTGGAATTCCTTTATGGAAGTCCCATTCCAGGCAGCTTGGGTGAGATTGTTGTTAAAGATATGGAAGAGCTCTTGGAGGATCTGCTGGATGGCTACCTTGGCATTCTCTTGGTGGGACAGTCGGAGCTTGAGGATATCTCTGGGCTTGAAAGCTATCCCTTCATTTAGACATTGGAAGGGAAAGTTGCCACCCATTTTCTCCAGACGCTCAAAACTCTCGCTGTTCATTCTGATTTGTAGAACATGCAGCCTGTTACAGTCCAGACATGAGATTTCACTGGAGAAGAGCAGCACGAGGCAAAATTGCAGCAAACTCCTGCTGATCATGATGATGTCTTAGATTCCCTGTGTTTGTGTAGAACTTGAGCAACTGGTGCCTGTTCAAGGTCTTCTGTAAACCTTTGTGTTTTCGACCCATGTCTCTGAATTTAAGTAGGAATTTAAGGATTCTGTAGCAAGAGATTTTTCCTTCATCACTTTCTACTTTTCAAGCTTTTGCCTGCTTGAAGTTTTTACTTTCATTTTCCTCCTTTCTATTTAGTGGAAGCGAACAAGTCATTGGAAGAACAAAATCACAGTCATTCCCTTTTTTTAGAAGAAAGAATCCCTATATTTCTTTCCTGAgggccccccgccccaccctcttAGATAAAGAAAATTTAAAGGGTGAGAAGAGTGATGATTAACTGTTTCTTCCAGTTACAGGTTAGAGTAGGGACCTGCCTGTCTACTCCCAAGTATCTGTAGTTAGTAGTGCTAGGCAGATGTAAACATCTGTTAGATCAGTAAGTTACATCAGCAAGACTATCCGTCTGATGAGAGAGGAAAATCCCTGTGTGTAGGGAATACCACAGGATGGACAGAGGGCACTGAGAAACTGGGAGGTTTACTTAAGAAACTGATAACTGAAAATActgttccagagtagcagccgtgttagtctgtattcgcaaaaagaaaaggaggacttgtggcaccttagagactaacaaatttatttgagcgcaagctttcgtgagctacagctcaatttgttagtctctaaggtgccacaagacctccttttctttttgcaaagactgTATGGTTGGTAATATGCTAGAGTGACTGACATAAATGAATGTTACTTTCAAACGTGTTTCCCTTTTCACCATTCAAGCTTTATTCTTTTTTTCAGTGTGCATTTCACTGAGCTTGGGCATTGAAATTCAAGTGGGCTGATGAGTGAAGTTTGCATCCTGTAGcaagtttcactttctgtttttCACACCGTAGCACTCGGCTGTCGTGTTGGAGTTTCCATCAGTGAAGGGGAATGGTTTTCAACCCAAAAATTGAAAAGGAatattttcatattaattttaaagaaggaaaagaagaaaacatgaCCATATTTCTGTTCGTGTCACTTCTTTTACATCTTCCTCTCCCATCACCttgagcactttttaaaatcataatctAGAGTTTTGCCTAAACGATTTGGAAGCGTCACTGTAAAGAAGGCAGTTTATTGTACATAAGTATACCATATAAGGGACCCAATCATACCAGAGGTGCTGCACCCCAATCTTGCATTTACTCCACTGGGAGTTCTGCGTGTGCATTTCCTGGCAAGCTGAAGCTTCAGGAGATAATAGTTATATGAAAGagcaagaaattaaaaaaatctgaatcttAGCTGTTGTTGTTCAAGTAAGAAAGCTATGGGAATAAAGACACAAAGTGTCTCAGCATATTTTCATCAGCAATGAGCCTGTTTTCTGGGAAAGGTTAGATGCAGACTGCGCTGGGTGAAATATTTGCTAGAATTTGATGAAATCCTGTATatttaaatttcagtgaaaagaGCAGGAAATTTTCttggaatatttttcttctgtgtcaGCCATCTTAATCTGAATGTGAAATAAGAGATTAGTTTAGCCCCTTTTCCAATAGGCAAATCTGTAAATAAATTCAGAATTTGCTAATGGATTTAGTTAAAGTGATTTGACAAATGATTTATACACATTCCACTCTGATTGCTCAGGACCTCGTCACCACACTCATTTCCCTATGAGTATTTGCTATTCATAATTTGCTACTTGTCCTGTGTGATGGTTCACCTGAGTCAGTGCTATTGTGTCTGTTCCTGGGATGGTTGCCTTCTAATTCAAAACTGCTTTCCAGGTGGCTGCATGAACTTTTCTGGAGAAAAGtctctttaaaatatgtatttatatgaGTGTTTCTTATACTTTCTGACTCCAGAGATATTCTTTTCCAACAAAAACTCACACgtacaaatatttcagaaaatgtttacaaagggccaaacatttttcataaatgtTGAATCAGTCTCAAATATTCAGGCTGTGGCTGAAGTATGTGGTTGGCAGCGCTGCTGTTGACTGATAGCTCTTCAGAACTGCTATCCACCTACACCAAACTTGGTAGAGAGGAGGATCCTCACTAGATCTGATGCCACCGGCAGGTTGATTACTATAATTTTAAATGTTGGGTTTAGGTAATTTTTAGGCATTGTTGATGTTATAACTGAAAGTTTAATCCATTCTGTGCACCAAACTGGTTGTTGGTGGCAAGGAGCACACACGCCTGATTTGGAGGGAGTGGAGGGGCGGcaccagctggtcagaaaactggGGGATAGAATTGCTGACTTGAGTGTACACAAGCCTGATTCATATGGcttggtttgtttgtgtgtgtgtgtgtgtgtgtgtcaggcggaggccgggggaaaggggaggagtctCTGTAAGACTTATTACTTTTAAAGTGATATTATGAAGTTGTTGTCATGAAATTTCCTCATCATAGGAAACCTCTTTCTATGTGTATCCATCCGGTTGGACAGGACCTCCAGAAGGTACTCACTAGGCTGAGGACAATGGGGACACTTAACTTTAAGACTGTGTTTCCGAGTTGGGAAACCAGTTTGGCGAAGTTGGTGTTAAGGAGAATGGGGGTTAGGAGTGGAAAGTTACTGAAGGTCAACAAAGAGCCAGATGACAAAACCAAAAGGTTCTAAAAGAAATCCCAGGGGGAAGACCCACAGGACATTTGGGCAAGAGGAATGAAGGGGATGAACTGGCCAAGGCCAGGTTATGTGAGCTGGAGGAGAATGCTCTGTTTTTGTGCATATAAGTGATGCATTGCAACAGAAGGATGTTGGATGACCCCAAGTGATTCTGATACAGGCTCATTGAATGGCCTGGTgtgttgaggaaactgaggcagggaattgcAGATAGGGTTTacaatttttgttccattttctgTATTTCCGAGTGATTAATTAAAGAGCAATAGTGtgttagaatcctgtgcaaagtgtCTCCGTATTGTAATCTAAACGTATTACACGGCCCCTGGAAGAGGTAAACACCTCTGGGTATATTTCTGGGAGAGGACATGTTAAAGCACATTCTGAGCTTCAAAGACTTCCCAGTTGACATGTTGGATGAGCCCCCCCTTGTAACGCCGACAGGCTGAAGttgtcagcaggcaggattgaaccttgGACATTTGAACCTTGGTGCATGAGCCTTGACTGTGTGAACATGTGATAATGCCTCTTAAGCCAGGGTTGTAGCAGACTCCTCAATCTCTAAATGGTTCAGGTGCCAGAAGAGAgtgacagagcaccacaccatcCAGGCACGGGTTGTATATTTCCTCTCGCTGAGGAAGCCCAAgccaagcttcagagacttcccagctgatatcccagctagggtgaccagacaacaagtgtgaaaaatcggggcaGGGGTTGAGGGGTTATAGGCACTTAGAAATGACAAAGCTCCAAATATGGGGACTGTCCcgataaataaaaatttaatgtGTAAAATAAGGGGCCAGGTATGAAatatcatcagtatcatacctagaaactactcatttgaaaccccagatatctacgtagatcaggaaatgtctagaatGACGCAattagctttctctctctctctctctctctctttttaatatttaccttttttaagaacagggttgTAATTTTGATTTCTTACGACGTTTGTGCACATGGTTTTTacttagctggtggcaacagctgatttctattttttttccttttcctttctcagctcttccctggaggtggGAGTGAAATTATAGTGATAAACCTGCTGGTGGCATCAGATCTAGTGAGGCTCCACCTCTCCAGCAAGTTTTGTGTAGGTGGATCATGGTTCTGAAAATACTCTTTGGCACTGaaaggactggggcagggaaTCTAATGGGACCAGAGCTGAGACAGATGCTGCAGATCTGTGTCTGGAGAGACCTTTTTGATCAGTGCAGAAACCATAGACTCTGCTGAGTGTGGAGATGGAATGACAGCCACTTCCATGAGGAAGGCTGGGGTCcaacctgct
It encodes:
- the LOC140911960 gene encoding interferon beta-like, coding for MISRSLLQFCLVLLFSSEISCLDCNRLHVLQIRMNSESFERLEKMGGNFPFQCLNEGIAFKPRDILKLRLSHQENAKVAIQQILQELFHIFNNNLTQAAWNGTSIKEFQNGLHQQIEKLETCLSAEMEKEVTYPGNENLLLTSLKLKRYFQKIEDFLKEKQYSRCAWEIIRVEISRCFLMLDKLTKRLENEGTIFSFFLEKLK